Genomic window (Haloarchaeobius salinus):
GCTCGCTTCGGACCCACTCGTTCGCGTTCGGCTTCGACAGTGCGGACCTCGTCCTCGAGGAGGTCGTCGCGCTCCGTCCGGACCCCCTCGACACCATCGCCGACGTGAACGCCCGCATCGACCCGCACGACACGGACGTCCGCGTCGTCACCGGCCTGGGCGATACGGTGTACCACACGCTGATGGCGACGCCGGAGCTCCTCGACAGCTACCGTGCCGACGGTGCGACCCGCGAGTTCGTCGCCGAGTACGAGGGCGAGCTCTGCATCTCGCCCCGGTACGAGCGACTGGTCGAGGCCGTCCTCGGCACGGATGCGATGCGGGACGTCGAGTTCTGCTACCCGGACGACGGCCAGGAGGAGGAGGCCGGCATCGCCGACACGGGCGTCGGTGTGTACCTCACGATGACCGGCGGCACCGCCCGGGACCACGGGCTCGAACTCGGCACGCAGCTGTTCCCCAGCGAGACCGTCCTGATGGAGAACGTCGCGGAATCGACAGACGGCGACGAGGACGTGCGGGAGCTGTTCGGCGAGGTCGAGACGGAACTGGCAGTGAGATGAGTTCGCTCCCGACCGCCAATTGGATATAGCGATATTAGATTTATCAGCTGGTGCTCGAACGGACCTTCTGAACCGCGAGTTCCCCGGCGAGCGCCCTCGGCAGCGGATAGAGCCACCGAATCCGAGCCTCGTGCAACTCGATGACGGGGTTCGGATCGTGCATCGAACATCGGCTTTACGAGTCCAGTGCCGACTACGCCAGTACCGGGCCACTTCGATGCAGTAGAGACCGTCTCGGTTCAGCCACCAGCTCCAGCCACCTCATCGAACTGATGCCCACTCAGTTGCCAGTGCCAACCTGCCAGGTTGATGCACCTCGGCAGTACACCGAAGCAACCACCGTTGACCACTCAAATTCCGTCCGCCCAGAAAGGACAGGATATGGTTTTAGTATCAACTATTATGGCCCTACAAAATGCAAATAGTGCTACCAGATAATTGGATATTGCGTTCGACCGCCGGATATTACAGACATACATAGGAAGATAAGGGCTCTTATCCCAGATTGTAGGGGTAGATTGATTACCGGGGCGCGAGTCGCCCCGAACGGATGAGTGGACCACTCGATCCGACGTTCGGTCACAGGTTCGAACCGTCCGGACGGCGACCCGGAACCAGTCGTTTGGAAGGCAACGGATTTCCGCTGGAACCCCGTTTCGGCGAACCCCGTCCTGAGCACGTAACCCCGGGGGTTCGTCCCTCCAGAACAGGGTTGCAGACGCCCGGGGACTCCTGTCGCCCGGCGGAGGTGTTCGAGGTATGAGCGAGGACGAGACGGCTCGCACCGCAGTCCGGACCTACGTTCCGACCTACCAGAAGCAACAGTGGGCCGAGGAGGCCGACGCGCTGGACATGAGCCACAGCGAGTTCGTCCGGACGATGGTCCAGGCCGGCCGCCGGTCGTTCGACCTCGACGAGTCACCCGATAGCGACGACAGCGGGGACACGAACGAGTCGATAGCGGACGACACCGACGGGGCCGAGCTGGCCGACCGGGTGCTGACCATCCTAGACGACCGCGACGACCCCCAGACGTGGGACGACCTCGTCGCCGCAGTGACCAACGACGTCGAGGAACGACTGGACGAGGCGCTGGGAGACCTCCAGGAGGCGGGGGAGCTCCGGTACAGCGGCCGTGACGGTGGCTACGTTCCAACTGGTGACCGATGACCGACGCGGTCTCGTACTACCTCGAGGACCAGGAGTACCACGGGAAGTCAGAGCGGACGCGAGAGGCCTACGAGCGGGTCCTCAGGCGGTTCGAGTCGTTCCTGGCCGACGAGGGCAGCGGCCCCAGCGGACGGTCGCTCACGCCCGAGGAGGCGGGGCGCAGGGCGTGCATGGCGTGGGTCCACTCCCTCAGAGGCGAGCACGCACCCAGCACTGTCGCGTCCTACGCCTCCTACGTCCATCGGTTCTACGCCTACATGACCCAGGTCGGGGAGTTCGATTCGAACCCGATGGCGCTCGTCGTCGAGGAGATGGACGAGTCCATCGACAAGGACCCGACGCGACGGGAGATCTCGGTGCCGAAGATGCGGGGGTTCGTCGGGGCGATATCGCACCCGCTGGAGCGGGCGCTCGTCATCACGCTGCTGAAGACCGGCGTGCGTGTCGGCGAGCTGTGCAACCTCGACCTGCGAGACCTCTCGCTCTCTGACCCCGAGTTGGTGGCCGAGTTCGATCTCGGTGGGCGCGTCCAGCTGGACGGTCGGCCCGAATCGCTGTACGTGGCTGCCGAACCCGCCCGTGGCTATTCCTACAACGGCGAGGAGCGGA
Coding sequences:
- a CDS encoding DUF5805 domain-containing protein, translating into MSEDETARTAVRTYVPTYQKQQWAEEADALDMSHSEFVRTMVQAGRRSFDLDESPDSDDSGDTNESIADDTDGAELADRVLTILDDRDDPQTWDDLVAAVTNDVEERLDEALGDLQEAGELRYSGRDGGYVPTGDR
- a CDS encoding tyrosine-type recombinase/integrase, with amino-acid sequence MTDAVSYYLEDQEYHGKSERTREAYERVLRRFESFLADEGSGPSGRSLTPEEAGRRACMAWVHSLRGEHAPSTVASYASYVHRFYAYMTQVGEFDSNPMALVVEEMDESIDKDPTRREISVPKMRGFVGAISHPLERALVITLLKTGVRVGELCNLDLRDLSLSDPELVAEFDLGGRVQLDGRPESLYVAAEPARGYSYNGEERTASNKRKRATVIPVDGELAAVLKSWLAIRPDARSPAEPLFLSTSGDWGGRLSPQAVRNVVERHARAHGWYTDGGGATENVTPHYFRHFFTTHLRDRTGDRGIVKYLRGDVASDIIDTYTHNWGGQVRDVYESNVYRLL